Proteins co-encoded in one Nitrospirota bacterium genomic window:
- a CDS encoding class I SAM-dependent methyltransferase, with the protein MAHREEIERGDRFGFGANWSKFVGLLSQDRINAAEKSLCELLNVNTLRGKSLLDIGSGSGLFSLAAKRLGAKVHSFDYDCQSVRCTQELKWRFFKEDREWAIEEGSVLDVEFLERLGSFDVVYSWGVLHHTGEMWRALDNVVRSVRLDGALCLAIYNDQGWISKYWLVVKRIYNRSTVGRTAIIMLHAPYLFGLRYLIRALTGRLSGERGMSLWYDMIDWLGGYPFEVAKPEAIYKFVEGKGFVLEKLKTCRGRHGCNEFVFRKSNASACSTSLLQQ; encoded by the coding sequence ATGGCACATAGGGAGGAAATCGAGCGTGGTGACAGATTCGGATTCGGCGCCAATTGGTCTAAATTTGTAGGTTTATTGAGTCAGGATAGGATCAATGCCGCAGAAAAGTCGCTATGCGAACTGCTCAATGTGAACACGTTGAGAGGTAAATCGCTACTGGATATTGGCTCTGGAAGCGGGTTGTTCAGTCTAGCTGCCAAGCGGCTTGGTGCGAAGGTCCATTCGTTTGACTATGATTGTCAATCTGTTAGATGCACACAAGAGCTGAAGTGGCGATTCTTTAAGGAAGACCGCGAATGGGCGATTGAGGAAGGTTCTGTTCTAGACGTGGAGTTCTTGGAACGGTTGGGCAGCTTTGACGTTGTTTACTCATGGGGAGTTCTGCACCATACGGGGGAAATGTGGCGCGCTCTCGATAATGTCGTGCGAAGCGTTCGATTAGATGGTGCTTTGTGCTTGGCGATATATAACGATCAGGGATGGATTAGTAAATACTGGCTGGTTGTTAAGCGCATATATAATCGGAGTACGGTTGGTCGTACGGCAATTATTATGTTGCATGCGCCATATCTCTTTGGACTACGTTATCTGATCCGAGCCTTGACAGGTCGCCTTTCTGGTGAGAGAGGAATGTCTCTCTGGTATGACATGATTGACTGGCTTGGCGGATATCCATTTGAGGTGGCTAAGCCGGAGGCAATTTATAAGTTTGTCGAAGGGAAGGGGTTTGTTCTGGAAAAACTGAAAACATGTCGCGGCCGTCATGGATGTAACGAATTTGTATTCAGGAAGAGTAATGCATCGGCGTGTTCTACTTCTCTTCTCCAGCAGTGA
- a CDS encoding glycosyltransferase: MHRRVLLLFSSSELGGAERSLTRMAVVPSSVEYHLSTLDGEGPWCEWVRGMGREPVVFGRRQGAGGHGKFGWRALVALWRYVRRERIAVIYVCGIRAAFMLRWLKTVMPGVRLIQGVRWNPDSDSRLDRGFRLAERWLHGLVDGYITNSKIAADTLIRRCKVPAGRVRVIYNGLAGLPEAICPMAERPLEVLTVANFSPRKGHREYLEAVRLVLDAVPDARFVFVGRDDMNGAIQRAIEVAGLSYAVRCEGFQVDVSAYFLRARVFVLPSLWDEGCPTALLESFAWSCPVVAYGIDGIPELVNNAEDGFIVPVRDAHGLASRIVDLLKNTKSAELYGLSGREKVAKAFSLATSAKLHGEVFSQVTQG; the protein is encoded by the coding sequence ATGCATCGGCGTGTTCTACTTCTCTTCTCCAGCAGTGAACTTGGTGGCGCCGAGCGCAGCCTAACGCGCATGGCCGTGGTGCCTTCAAGCGTAGAGTATCACCTCTCGACGCTGGACGGCGAGGGGCCATGGTGCGAGTGGGTGCGGGGCATGGGGCGAGAGCCTGTTGTCTTTGGGCGTCGTCAAGGCGCGGGCGGGCACGGCAAATTCGGCTGGCGGGCGCTTGTTGCCCTGTGGCGTTACGTTCGGCGCGAGCGAATCGCAGTGATTTACGTTTGCGGCATCCGTGCCGCATTCATGCTTAGGTGGCTGAAGACTGTTATGCCGGGGGTGCGGCTCATTCAAGGTGTGCGCTGGAACCCGGATTCTGATTCTCGACTCGACCGGGGATTCAGACTTGCGGAGCGATGGCTTCATGGGTTGGTGGATGGTTATATCACGAACTCGAAAATTGCCGCCGATACGCTGATCAGGAGGTGCAAGGTTCCTGCGGGGCGGGTTCGGGTAATTTACAACGGACTTGCAGGTCTGCCGGAAGCGATTTGCCCAATGGCCGAGCGCCCCCTGGAAGTGCTGACGGTGGCGAACTTCAGTCCGCGTAAGGGCCATCGAGAGTATCTGGAAGCCGTTCGGTTGGTGCTTGATGCCGTACCTGATGCCCGGTTTGTGTTCGTTGGCCGTGATGACATGAACGGGGCGATTCAGCGTGCTATTGAGGTAGCCGGACTGTCCTATGCGGTTCGGTGTGAAGGTTTTCAGGTCGATGTTTCTGCTTATTTCCTGCGAGCCAGGGTGTTTGTGCTGCCATCCCTTTGGGATGAAGGGTGCCCAACGGCATTGCTTGAGAGTTTTGCATGGAGCTGCCCGGTTGTAGCCTACGGGATCGATGGTATTCCCGAATTAGTCAACAACGCTGAAGATGGGTTCATAGTGCCGGTGCGAGATGCGCATGGACTAGCGTCGCGCATCGTTGACCTTCTCAAGAACACGAAGTCTGCAGAACTGTATGGTCTGTCAGGTAGAGAAAAGGTGGCCAAAGCATTTAGTTTGGCTACTAGCGCGAAATTACATGGAGAAGTGTTTTCGCAAGTGACGCAAGGTTGA
- a CDS encoding glycosyltransferase family 4 protein yields the protein MVNVKVRPKGTPRDAVVYVWGGIIATGDFIVDLDSPWALVGYNLLAMPIYRRFLKRVLLSDRCRQIRCMSEACRKSLRSLFGERVYQKASVHYPCIPQVVQSVDGLAQDGCRFLFVGTQFDIKGGVALLKAFQRVYERAPTATLDVVTHLPSQHVELASRCPGSRVHRAQFTREQIHEQFMRKADVLVLPSYVESFGMVVLEALAYGLGVIATDVYALGEMVIDGRNGSLIKPPISVWDDVMPSPYFYDLENIKAHIVKTDTSAFEDTLVSAMLRFAIDADWRASARRESVRLMKTRFDCRPQGILR from the coding sequence TTGGTCAATGTCAAGGTGCGGCCCAAGGGGACGCCGAGGGATGCAGTGGTCTATGTATGGGGCGGGATTATCGCCACTGGAGATTTCATCGTCGACCTGGACAGTCCGTGGGCACTTGTCGGCTATAACCTCCTGGCAATGCCGATATATCGACGATTCCTTAAACGCGTTCTTCTCTCGGACCGATGCCGTCAAATTCGATGCATGAGTGAGGCCTGTAGGAAAAGCTTGAGGAGCCTGTTTGGAGAGCGCGTCTACCAAAAGGCGAGCGTTCATTATCCCTGTATTCCACAAGTGGTTCAATCGGTAGATGGTTTGGCTCAAGATGGATGTCGCTTTCTTTTCGTTGGTACTCAGTTTGATATCAAGGGCGGTGTGGCGCTACTTAAAGCATTTCAGCGGGTGTATGAACGAGCACCGACGGCGACATTGGACGTCGTCACGCACCTCCCGTCACAACACGTCGAACTTGCTTCGCGCTGTCCAGGAAGTCGGGTACACCGTGCGCAGTTTACCAGGGAACAGATCCACGAACAGTTCATGCGCAAGGCCGATGTGCTGGTACTGCCAAGTTATGTAGAGTCCTTTGGGATGGTGGTGCTTGAAGCGTTGGCTTACGGCCTAGGGGTGATTGCTACTGATGTCTATGCATTGGGGGAGATGGTCATAGATGGTCGGAATGGAAGTCTTATTAAGCCTCCTATATCGGTCTGGGATGATGTAATGCCTTCCCCCTACTTTTATGATCTAGAGAATATCAAGGCGCACATAGTGAAGACCGACACCTCGGCCTTTGAAGATACCCTTGTGAGTGCCATGCTTCGGTTCGCGATTGACGCTGACTGGCGTGCCTCAGCTCGAAGGGAGAGCGTCCGTCTTATGAAGACTCGGTTTGATTGTAGGCCACAAGGCATCTTACGATGA
- a CDS encoding glycosyltransferase family A protein, with protein sequence MKNVSTELTELDEGKCAPVFSIIIPVLNRVRYLPGCLKSVQSQTYSDYEIVVIDNGSTDGSYELAMSLAQEDARIKLVREPRRGLAFARNRGIVSAGGKWLILLDSDNQLFDKFTLSRISSIIADRPEAIGLLTNSVDQNGVVISGGKFSEEAVSLKDYLSHFGEMAHVVSGSWFRKNLYPEVEGAVTEFPWLVWIPMVLTKKVYAESVSLIRYSTATEGSIGNSRTSVKWARDMTRYYSEILKRHGKQILLAKPSVAIKCLLKLLLYARAAGAKAEGGVVLSPAENVLSKVVFVVPPQVAIGIIDRWRGVAA encoded by the coding sequence ATGAAGAACGTTTCAACTGAACTAACCGAACTAGATGAGGGGAAATGTGCCCCGGTGTTCTCTATCATAATTCCGGTTCTTAACCGGGTCCGCTATTTGCCGGGCTGCCTAAAGAGTGTTCAATCGCAAACTTATAGCGATTATGAAATAGTTGTTATCGACAATGGCAGCACGGACGGCAGCTATGAGCTCGCAATGTCGTTGGCTCAAGAAGACGCGCGTATTAAGTTGGTGAGAGAGCCGCGAAGAGGACTTGCATTTGCCAGAAATCGTGGAATCGTGTCCGCAGGGGGTAAATGGTTAATCCTGTTGGATTCGGACAATCAGCTTTTCGATAAATTTACGCTCTCGAGAATATCTAGCATTATCGCAGATAGGCCGGAGGCTATTGGGTTGCTGACAAATTCTGTTGACCAGAACGGTGTTGTGATAAGTGGTGGTAAGTTCTCTGAAGAAGCAGTGTCGCTCAAGGATTATCTGTCACATTTCGGTGAAATGGCGCATGTTGTGTCAGGGTCGTGGTTTAGAAAGAACCTTTATCCGGAAGTTGAAGGTGCGGTCACCGAGTTCCCGTGGTTGGTGTGGATACCGATGGTTCTAACTAAGAAGGTCTATGCGGAATCGGTGTCGCTTATTCGGTATTCTACGGCTACGGAGGGGTCAATAGGTAATAGTCGGACGTCGGTCAAATGGGCAAGGGATATGACCAGATACTACTCTGAGATTCTCAAGAGACATGGTAAACAGATACTGCTCGCGAAACCAAGTGTGGCCATCAAGTGCTTACTAAAGCTACTCTTGTATGCCCGCGCGGCCGGAGCGAAGGCTGAGGGTGGCGTCGTACTCTCCCCCGCCGAGAATGTATTATCGAAGGTCGTTTTCGTTGTCCCGCCTCAGGTGGCAATAGGGATTATTGATAGATGGAGAGGGGTAGCCGCTTGA